Part of the Photobacterium sp. DA100 genome is shown below.
AACCTGGCTTTCCCGCTACGAGACCTTGCCCGTTACCGCCCTGTTTTGTGTCACCGACGGACTCGCGCTGGGTGCCATGTCTGCCTTGCAAAGGCACGGTTATCGCATTCCCGAGGATATCTCCATCGTGGGTATGGACGGAATTCTGCCGCTTGATTTGATCGAGCCGCAACTAACCACGGTCAAACTGCCTTTTGAATCCCTTCCGGCCGAGGCACTGCGAATACTGGAGCGGAAAATCTGCTTTGGCGAAAAGCGCGATTACCATATTCACCTTGAGCTGAGTTGTGAGCTTGTTGAAAGAGACAGTGTGATTCCACACCAACAGTAAAAGCAGCAACGAAGAAGGGCCCGCACATGCGGGCCCTTCAAATGTGGTGGAGCCTGATCCAGGCATGGAGGAATTTACTTCACCCTATCACTTTCATTGCCAAGTGACAGTTGTAAAAAAGCCAGCAGTTTGAAGTGACCCCGTTAAGCTGGCTTTTTTGAATGTGGCGGAGCGCTTTAGGTATGGTGGATTTGATTCAAATCCCTTACTCAGAACTCAATGCGTACGAAAAAGGCCTTGTCTTGCGACAAGGCCTTTGAATGTGGCGGAGAGATAGGGATTTGAACCCTAGCACCCGTTCAAAATAAAAAATAAAACCGTTTATTTACAACCACTTACAACAAGATACCAAAGCATAGATAAACAATTGTATTGTACAATTGACTATATCTAACAATCAAAAAAAGTCAATTAGATTAACCATTGTGTTAATTAAAAATCAGGCTCACTAGCGATCCGATGAAAGCAACATTGTACTCTTTTCTGCCTTCAGGTGGTGCGACGAAAAGAGCTTCATGACTACCTCTATGTAGATATAAATGAATATCTGTTTAACTGCCCCAAGTGTTACTTATATGAGATTTTTATAAATCATCCACCCTCAAAATTGGAACAATTACACAACATTGGTTATTGATAGATTCATCAAAAAGATCTTGATCAATAACTTTTCCTCTGTAAAATCCCCCCACCGTTCGACCCGACGGCAAAACCATCGATCAGCCCGACGGCAAATCCACCTATAAGCAATGAACGCTTCAAATTTATAGCACAGAAAAATATGTCTCTAGAAAACAGTAAGCTAAAACAAATAAAATCAGCAAAAGTATTAATTGGTGGCCAAGAATTACCAGTTTTCCTCGTAAATGACGAAATTCGATGGAGTATGCGACAAGCTTCGCGAGCTTGTGGATTTAATGAATCGTGGCTAAGCGACAACATGCGTAAAAACACGCGAACATTAGAACTCTTAACGCAGCTAGGCTTTCAGGGCGATATCATCCCAATTAGTAACGGAAAGTTCCAAGAAGCACATACTATTTCTACTGATGATTTTATGCATGCTGTAGTTTATGCTGCGCAAACTTCACTTAAACCTCAAGCTATAGCTTTATTGGCTGCGTCAGTCATGGAAGCATTCGAGAGACGTGCATATCGTAGTTTAGGTATCCCAATCAATGAAGAAGAGTTTATTGAACGATTTGAGCTTCGACATGCTTCCGTATTGATGAATATTGAATTGCGCCTAGCTATCCAAAGCTGGATTGAGACGGCAAAGGGGTTCGAGAATGGTCTAAGTAACTACATAATTAAACATAAAGCTTTTTTTAAAAGTCACGGCGTTCCTCACAATGAGCGTGGCATTTATGGTGGCACAATCCGCTTGATTTATTTGCGCTCATTTCGAATGGGTAAAGAAGAAATTAACCGACTACTGGGCACTAAACATTACGAGTCGGTACGTGACAACATTGACACCAGTCAATTAAAACTCATTTCTACTATTGAGCAAATGGTAGCAAATCGAATAATGAATAAAGGCTCAGCTCCATTTGAAGCCGTCGAGGAAGTAATTGACTTCATGGGCCTTCAGCCCGAGCTGCCAAGATCTGGTGATCGCATTACTGCTAAAGATGTACGTAAGATCATTGCACTAAAGTAGTAAAAGCATTCTTGATAAAGTAACTGGTGAATTACCATCACTTAGTTATAACTGTTACCACTAGTGTCCAGTTAGGGCACTTTTTCTATGATTAGGTGTTGCATTTTATAAAATTACACTTTTTGGTACAAAAAAAAGTAACTCACTACATTTTTTCGTACCAAAAAGTGTTACCCCTTACATAGTTGGTTTTCTGGACATCACCTTTATTAAAGTTACTCATAACACTCCACGTAACCTCTTGCCTTTTGAACAACTACTAACAACATCATCAGAATAAAAAGCTACATATTTTTCTCCCTAAATGTTAGCAACGCTTCAAAGGTACTAAACCAGATCCAGTCTTAAATATAAACCACAACGATGGAATGCTGCTAACATATCTATCACTGAGGTAAACCCTCCTTAATCGGATTTTTTGTATTCTCACCCTCGAAGAAATCGGTTTCAAGATGTTGCTTTTGTTCATGTAACAAAGCTATCTCACTTTCAGCGTCTTCTAGATTTTTCTCTAGTAAACGGTTTGTTGCTGTCAGTTCTGTATTCTCTTTACGCTGTGCACTGATTTGATTATTTGATTGGTTCAGTGACTCTTGGGTTGACTTCAATAAGGTAGATTTTTCATTTAACTGCACTTTGACCACTTCATAGTGGGCAAGCAAATCTGTTAGCTGTAATTTACTCTTCTTAGCCTCATCAACGGCATGTTCCAACTTCACCTCCATTGCTGCATGCGCTTTATCCTTATCTGAGATAGTTTGTCTCAGTCCATCTAGCAACGCATATTGTTGGTCTGCCTTTTCAGTTAACTTACTTAATGAGTCAGTCATTTGATTAATCGTCTGTACAAGATCGGATTTTTCAGTTTTCGAGTTCGTTAACCTGTTCTCAAGGTTCTCTATTTGATCTTCGAACACCTCATTATTCTCGACCTGTTTCTGTAACCGAATTTCCATATCGCGCTTGTCTAACTCTGCTGTCGCTTTAGCCTGTGCCAATACGTCGGATTGTGCATCTAGCTCTCTAATTCGGGCTGCAATTAGAGTTTCATAGTGAGCGTGTGCTTTATCATTTATGCCGATGGTCATCTCACGAAGTATTTTCCCTAGTTCAAGCTCTTTCAGTGACAGCATATCTTGAAGCTCAACAGGTAGCTCATAACTTGTTTCTACTATCCTCAGTTCGGAGTTAGAACCTCCACTCGGTTCCATTTGTATTTCAGGAAGTTTGCCCTCAGCAATAAGGCGATCTAGATCTGCTTGAATGGAAGCTATTTTACCTCGCCCAAGAGCTTCTTTAATGAGCCACCCTGTGGGCTTCCTGCCATCAGAACACAATTGAGTTACGATGCGTATAACATCTTCATCCGTGTAGGATTTGG
Proteins encoded:
- a CDS encoding DNA-binding protein, giving the protein MARPKSYTDEDVIRIVTQLCSDGRKPTGWLIKEALGRGKIASIQADLDRLIAEGKLPEIQMEPSGGSNSELRIVETSYELPVELQDMLSLKELELGKILREMTIGINDKAHAHYETLIAARIRELDAQSDVLAQAKATAELDKRDMEIRLQKQVENNEVFEDQIENLENRLTNSKTEKSDLVQTINQMTDSLSKLTEKADQQYALLDGLRQTISDKDKAHAAMEVKLEHAVDEAKKSKLQLTDLLAHYEVVKVQLNEKSTLLKSTQESLNQSNNQISAQRKENTELTATNRLLEKNLEDAESEIALLHEQKQHLETDFFEGENTKNPIKEGLPQ